The following are encoded together in the Ovis aries strain OAR_USU_Benz2616 breed Rambouillet chromosome 15, ARS-UI_Ramb_v3.0, whole genome shotgun sequence genome:
- the LOC101109479 gene encoding olfactory receptor 10A3-like: protein MKIQNQSSVVEFILLGFSNFPELQEQLFVVFLAVYLVTLMGNVIIIVVISLEQSLHVPLYLFLQNLSVVDMGISVVIMPVMLVILSAEKMRISTVGCFAQMYFILLFGVTECFLLGVMAYDRFAAICSPLSYPMIMNKMVFVKLVTFSWVSGITVATVQTTWVFNFPFCGDNKINHLFFETPPVLELACADTFLFEIYAFTGTILTVIVPFLLILLSYIRILFAILKMPSTTGRQKVFSTCASHLTSVTLFYGTASMTYLQPKSGYSPETKKLMSLAYSLLTPLLNPLIYSLRNSEMKRALMKLWRRKVNLRTF from the coding sequence ATGAAAATACAAAACCAAAGCTCTGTGGTTGAATTCATCCTCTTGGGCTTTTCTAACTTCCCTGAACTCCAAGAGCAGCTCTTTGTGGTTTTCTTGGCGGTTTACCTGGTGACTCTGATGGGAAATGTCATCATTATAGTCGTCATCTCCCTGGAACAGAGCCTGCATGTCCCCTTGTATCTGTTCCTCCAGAATTTGTCTGTGGTGGATATGGGTATCAGTGTGGTCATTATGCCTGTTATGCTGGTGATCCTTTCCGCTGAGAAGATGAGGATTTCTACAGTGGGCTGTTTCGCACAAATgtacttcattcttctttttggTGTGACTGAATGTTTTCTTCTGGGGGTAATGGCTTATGACCGATTTGCTGCAATCTGCTCTCCTCTGAGCTACCCAATGATTATGAACAAAATGGTTTTTGTGAAATTAGTTACATTCTCATGGGTCTCAGGGATCACAGTGGCTACTGTGCAGACCACATGGGTgtttaattttcccttttgtgGCGACAATAAAATTAATCATCTCTTCTTTGAGACTCCCCCAGTGTTAGAGCTTGCTTGTGCAGATACCTTTTTGTTTGAGATCTATGCATTCACCGGCACCATTCTGACAGTTATTGTTCCTTTCTTGTTGATACTCTTGTCTTACATTCGAATTCTCTTTGCCATTCTGAAGATGCCATCAACCACTGGGAGGCAAAAAGTCTTTTCCACCTGTGCCTCCCATCTCACATCTGTTACCCTCTTCTATGGCACAGCCAGTATGACTTACTTACAACCCAAATCTGGCTACTCCCCAGAAACCAAGAAGCTGATGTCCTTGGCTTACTCTCTTCTTACACCTCTGCTGAATCCACTAATCTACAGCTTGCGAAACAGTGAGATGAAAAGAGCTTTGATGAAATTATGGAGAAGAAAAGTGAATTTACGTACATTCTGA